A stretch of Apostichopus japonicus isolate 1M-3 chromosome 9, ASM3797524v1, whole genome shotgun sequence DNA encodes these proteins:
- the LOC139973445 gene encoding histone H1-beta, late embryonic-like, whose translation MATETKKAKKSKPTGPTTLDLVVKAIAALNDTKGSSGVAIKKQIKATGVERSSVLVNKALKRGVATGVLKQVKGTGASGTFKLDTAKAKKAEQEKAKKQKAIQRKKDLLEKQKKKRAEAKAKKDAKKKAAKKVKKPAAKKAVKKKSAAKPKKAVKPKKPAAKKPTKKAAPKKKVVKKPAKKVAPKKK comes from the coding sequence ATGGCAACCGAAACGAAGAAAGCAAAGAAGTCCAAGCCTACTGGCCCAACAACCCTCGATCTTGTCGTCAAGGCTATTGCAGCTCTGAATGATACAAAGGGATCGTCAGGAGTGGCCATCAAGAAGCAAATCAAAGCTACAGGTGTAGAGAGGAGCTCTGTCTTAGTGAACAAGGCCCTCAAAAGAGGCGTTGCAACtggagtcctcaagcaagttaAAGGTACTGGAGCCAGTGGTACTTTCAAGCTCGACACTGCAAAAGCTAAGAAAGCCGAGCAGGAAAAGGCCAAGAAGCAGAAGGCAATACAGAGGAAGAAGGACTTGTTAGAaaagcagaagaagaaaaggGCTGAGGCAAAGGCCAAGAAAGACGCCAAAAAGAAGGCTGCAAAAAAGGTCAAGAAACCTGCAGCAAAGAAAGCAGTGAAGAAGAAGTCAGCAGCCAAGCCCAAGAAGGCGGTAAAGCCAAAGAAGCCAGCAGCTAAGAAGCCAACCAAAAAGGCTGCACCAAAGAAGAAGGTTGTAAAGAAACCAGCCAAGAAGGTAGCACCCAAAAAGAAGTAG